GAAATACGAAATGGGAAATACGAAATACGAATTACGAAATACGAGATGCGAACGACGAACGACGAGCGACGAGCGACGAAGGATAGTTAAACAAAAAACAAACAATGAATATAGATTTTAAAAAAGACAGGGACGGCCTTGTGCCCGCAATCATTCAGGATGATTTAACAAGTAAAGTGCTGATGCTTGGGTATATGAACGAGGAGGCTTTTTTGAAAACCAATCAATCAAAAAAGGTTACTTTCTTTAGTAGAAGCAAGCAAAGACTTTGGACAAAAGGAGAGGAAAGCGGTAATTTCCTGAAACTTGTCTCCATTGCTTTGGATTGCGACAATGACGCGCTCTTAATAAAAGTAAATCCTACGGGGCCTGTTTGCCACAAAGGAACTGACACTTGCTGGGAGGAAGATAATGTTTCTAGTTTTGGCTTTCTTTCAGATCTGGAAAACATCATTCAAAACAGAAAAAGGAATTCTGAAAATGAAGATTCCTACATAGCATCCCTTTTTCGAAAGGGCATCAATAAAATTGCGCAAAAAGTAGGCGAGGAGGCCGTGGAAGTGGTGATTGAAGCAAAGGACAATAATGACAATTTGTTTCTCAATGAAAGTGCCGACCTGCTCTTTCACTATATGATTTTGCTTCAGGCAAAGGGTTTTACCTTAAGCGATGTGGAGAAAACACTTCGGCAACGCCATAAAATGGAATAATCTTTTTACTTTTTCCTACCTTTAAAAAATAATCAACTTTTTTATGGCCGCACGAAGAAGAAAAAAAACACAAACCACAAAAATACAGCCCAAAAGGGCAAGAAACCTTTCCCCGGGAACGGTAACCTATACCGGTAAAAAAACTACTACGGTTACGAAACTGGACATTATAGATTATTCCAAGGAGCATTATGACCGTTTTGAGACCAACAATATACAAGAGGCTTTTACGTATGAGGATTCTGCCAATATTACGTGGATTAACGTAAACGGTCTTAGCAATACCGATGACATTGTTACTTTAGGCAACCATTTTGAATTGCACCCACTAATACAGGAAGATATAGTTACCACTAACCAACGCCCAAAAATTGACGAGTACGAAGAGTATTTATTTATTGTTTTCAAAATGTTGCACTATGATGATGCGGAACAGCTTATAAACGAGCATATAAGTATGGTTATTGGAAAGGATTACGTCATTACTTTCCAAGAGGCCGAGGGCGATGTTTTTGGAGACCTGCGTGATCGCCTTGCGCATGGTAGGGGAAGAATAAGAGGCTTGGGTTCAGACTATCTTATGTTTGCCATTATGGATGCGGTGGTAGATAATTATTTCACCGTTATTGAATTTTTAAGCAATAAAGTGGAAATACTTGAGGATAAACTTTTTGATGACAAGGAAGATGAAAATATAACCGAGGAAATCCAAGAGCTTAAAAAAGAAATACTAAGAATCAGAAAGGCAGTAGTGCCGCTTCGAGAGGTAGTAAATAGACTGGAAAAAATAGAAAACTCGCTTATTAATGAACGCACCAACAAATACATTCGCGATCTCTATGACCACATTATTCAAGTAAACGAAAGTGTTGAAATATATAGGGATATGATCTGGGGCTTAATGGATATGTACATGACCACCATTAGCAACAAAATGAACGAGGTGATGAAGGTGCTTACCATTATGGCTTCCATTTTTATCCCCCTCACTTTTATGGCAGGTATTTACGGGATGAATTTTGAACATATGCCCGAACTGCACTATAGATACGGCTATTACTACCTTTGGGGGGCCATGATTTTGGTGTTTTTTGGATTGCTTTGGTATTTTAAAAGAAAGAAATGGTTGTAACGCAGTCCGACTTACACCCTAGGTTGAATGTTTAATTGTTTATTTATGTAAGGGTTTAACTGGTGGATAGTTCGTCGCTTGTACCTCGTAACTTACCTTTTCTCAGAATCTAGAACATGCTCCAGAACCTCCCAAACAGTTTCAGCGACTATCTTATGACCCTCTGCCGTAGGATGAATTCCATCATTTTGGTTTAGCTTTTTAACTCCGCCAACGTCCTTTAAAATAAAAGGAATGAAGGCAATATTATTTTCTGCAGCCAGATCAGCAAAGATGGCGCGAAACTGCGTGGTATAATCCTGCCCCATATTGGGGGGCAACTGCATTCCTGCCAACACAATCTTTGTCTCGGGGCTTTTCGTTTTAACGGCGTCTATTATTGCTTGTAGATTAGCTTTGGTTTCAGAAATAGGCACGCCTCGCAGCCCGTCATTTGCACCGAGTTCCAAAACAAATATATCTATGTTCTGATTGAGGATCCAGTTGATTCTGCTTTTGCCGCCGGCGGAAGTTTCCCCGCTAACCCCAGAGTTTATTACTTCATAATTCAAACCCAAGGAGTCAATTTTAGATTGGATAATTCCTGGAAAAGCATCATTGGTATCATCCAGACCATAGCCAGCAGTTATACTATCCCCAAAAAATAAAATGGTCTTGCTAGAGGTATTTTCCGAAGTTTCAGTTTCGTTAGGGGTATTTTCGTTCGCTTCTATTGCAGATTTTGATTTTGTGTCATTTCCACAGGATAACAGTATAAAAACAAGTAAGAAATAACAAAACTTTAAGAGGTACTTCGACTTGGAACCTATTGTATTTAAAAGGGTTTGCGTAATTTTGAAATTCGGCATAAGGCGGCGGTTTATTAATAAAAATGAGTTCTCTCCCGAAATTTGGACAGCACTCGAACTAACATTGAAAAACTATAACGAGTTTTCGATTGCGCTCGAACAGATATATAAAAAATTTAAATGACAAAGATATTAAAGATTAACGGGCTGGAGAAAACTTATAAAAGCGGTTCGAAGCAATTAACGGTTCTTCATGATGTTTCCTTTGAAGTGGAAAAAGGCCAAATATTTTCCATCGTAGGCCCTTCGGGTAGTGGCAAGACTACTTTGCTGGGCCTATCCGCAGGCTTAGACACCCCGAGCGCAGGTAGTGTGGAATTATGCGGACATAATTTAAGTAGCCTCAATGAAGATGAACGCGCACAACTGCGCAATGAGGAAGTGGGGTTTATTTTTCAGGATTTTCAGCTCCTGCCAACCCTAACGGCCCTTGAAAACGTTAGCGTGCCTTTAGAACTGCAAGGGACTCATAAGGCTGTTAGCAGAGCAAAGGAACTTTTAGAAAAAGTAGGCTTGGGAGACCGCACACATCATTATCCGTCACAACTATCCGGTGGCGAGCAACAGCGGGTAGCAGTGGCAAGGGCATTTTCAAACAAACCTTCAATTTTATTTGCAGACGAACCTACCGGCAATCTGGACCAAGAAACTGGTGAGAAAGTAATACAGCTACTCTTTGACCTCAATAAAGAAGCCGGAACTACGCTCGTGATTATTACCCACGACTTAGATTTAGCTGCAAGGACCCAACAAATTTTAAGATTGAAGGGCGGCAGAATTTTAACTAATAAAACAACTGTTACAATTTGAACAAGCCCCAGTTAAAACCAAAGTTACATA
The Aequorivita iocasae genome window above contains:
- the hisIE gene encoding bifunctional phosphoribosyl-AMP cyclohydrolase/phosphoribosyl-ATP diphosphatase HisIE, producing the protein MNIDFKKDRDGLVPAIIQDDLTSKVLMLGYMNEEAFLKTNQSKKVTFFSRSKQRLWTKGEESGNFLKLVSIALDCDNDALLIKVNPTGPVCHKGTDTCWEEDNVSSFGFLSDLENIIQNRKRNSENEDSYIASLFRKGINKIAQKVGEEAVEVVIEAKDNNDNLFLNESADLLFHYMILLQAKGFTLSDVEKTLRQRHKME
- the corA gene encoding magnesium/cobalt transporter CorA, with amino-acid sequence MAARRRKKTQTTKIQPKRARNLSPGTVTYTGKKTTTVTKLDIIDYSKEHYDRFETNNIQEAFTYEDSANITWINVNGLSNTDDIVTLGNHFELHPLIQEDIVTTNQRPKIDEYEEYLFIVFKMLHYDDAEQLINEHISMVIGKDYVITFQEAEGDVFGDLRDRLAHGRGRIRGLGSDYLMFAIMDAVVDNYFTVIEFLSNKVEILEDKLFDDKEDENITEEIQELKKEILRIRKAVVPLREVVNRLEKIENSLINERTNKYIRDLYDHIIQVNESVEIYRDMIWGLMDMYMTTISNKMNEVMKVLTIMASIFIPLTFMAGIYGMNFEHMPELHYRYGYYYLWGAMILVFFGLLWYFKRKKWL
- a CDS encoding arylesterase encodes the protein MPNFKITQTLLNTIGSKSKYLLKFCYFLLVFILLSCGNDTKSKSAIEANENTPNETETSENTSSKTILFFGDSITAGYGLDDTNDAFPGIIQSKIDSLGLNYEVINSGVSGETSAGGKSRINWILNQNIDIFVLELGANDGLRGVPISETKANLQAIIDAVKTKSPETKIVLAGMQLPPNMGQDYTTQFRAIFADLAAENNIAFIPFILKDVGGVKKLNQNDGIHPTAEGHKIVAETVWEVLEHVLDSEKR
- a CDS encoding ABC transporter ATP-binding protein, giving the protein MTKILKINGLEKTYKSGSKQLTVLHDVSFEVEKGQIFSIVGPSGSGKTTLLGLSAGLDTPSAGSVELCGHNLSSLNEDERAQLRNEEVGFIFQDFQLLPTLTALENVSVPLELQGTHKAVSRAKELLEKVGLGDRTHHYPSQLSGGEQQRVAVARAFSNKPSILFADEPTGNLDQETGEKVIQLLFDLNKEAGTTLVIITHDLDLAARTQQILRLKGGRILTNKTTVTI